In the genome of Neoarius graeffei isolate fNeoGra1 chromosome 27, fNeoGra1.pri, whole genome shotgun sequence, one region contains:
- the LOC132875024 gene encoding uncharacterized protein LOC132875024 isoform X2, translated as MKMKENNERKETAWKIKPSTDYSLLKKHGDRLRPVACFSSKLDPVVAGFPFCLCAVAAAEKAVTASRNIVGYSNLTLLVPHAVSLLLLEKKTSHLSAQRWLKYNTVILDMPNIIVKCCTVLNPASLFPTEDDGEPHDYVALTNDFCSPRADLKSNPLENPDMVLYVDGSASRNPETGKNKVKEALPKPTEGPLHDLQPGDWIVVKDFRRTKWNKPRWNGPFQVLLTTPLAVKVTGRVTWIHASHCRRVPEPAEQEEKEGLNDPDAGKAREEERHHCMKQCEYHINHARTLNREEYFSV; from the exons ATGAAAATGAAGGAAAACAATGAAAGAAAAGAGACTGCTTGGAAGATCAAACCATCTACAGACTACTCATtactgaag aaacatggggatagattaagacctgtagcctGCTTCTCCAGCAAGTTGGACCCAGTGGTGGCTGGATTTCCTTTTTGCctgtgtgcagttgctgcagctgaaaaggcagtaactgcttccagaaatattgtggggtattctaacctcacccttttggtcccacatgctgtctccctgcttctgttggagaaaaagacgtcacatttgtcagcacagagatggttaaagtataacactgtcatacttgatatgcctaacatcattgtgaaatgttgtactgttctgaatcctgcctctcttttccctacagaggacgatggagagccacatgactatgTTGCTCTCAccaatgatttttgttcccccagggcagacttaaagagcaaccctttggaaaatccagacatggttctctatgtggatggttcagcctccagaaacccagagacgggaaagaacaaa gtaaaagaagcacttcccaagcccactgagggacctctgcatgatctacaaccaggggattggatagtggtgaaggacttccgacgaaccaagtggaacaagccacggtggaatggcccattccaggtcctgctcacgaccccattggcagtgaaggtcacaggcagagtgacgtggatccacgctagccactgcaggagggttcctgaaccggctgagcaggaggaaaaggaaggcctaaatGACCCGGATGCTGGTAAAgcgcgtgaggaagaaaggcatcactgcatgaaacagtgcgagtatcacatcaatcacgcacgcaccctcaatagggaagagtatttcagtgtctag
- the LOC132875024 gene encoding uncharacterized protein LOC132875024 isoform X4, with protein sequence MSGDLSKICKQSMLWLFHAHLTYLKSALQTTPTLGLPDPNKPFFQTVNEKKGFMTSVFLQKHGDRLRPVACFSSKLDPVVAGFPFCLCAVAAAEKAVTASRNIVGYSNLTLLVPHAVSLLLLEKKTSHLSAQRWLKADLKSNPLENPDMVLYVDGSASRNPETGKNKVKEALPKPTEGPLHDLQPGDWIVVKDFRRTKWNKPRWNGPFQVLLTTPLAVKVTGRVTWIHASHCRRVPEPAEQEEKEGLNDPDAGKAREEERHHCMKQCEYHINHARTLNREEYFSV encoded by the exons atgagtggagatttgtccaagatctgcaagcagtcaatgctgtggTTGTTCCATGCGCACCTGACGtacctaaagagcgctctgcagaccacacccactctgggattgcctgaccccaataaaccattttttcaaactgtaaatgaaaagaagggtttcatgacctctgtttttttgcagaaacatggggatagattaagacctgtagcctGCTTCTCCAGCAAGTTGGACCCAGTGGTGGCTGGATTTCCTTTTTGCctgtgtgcagttgctgcagctgaaaaggcagtaactgcttccagaaatattgtggggtattctaacctcacccttttggtcccacatgctgtctccctgcttctgttggagaaaaagacgtcacatttgtcagcacagagatggttaaa ggcagacttaaagagcaaccctttggaaaatccagacatggttctctatgtggatggttcagcctccagaaacccagagacgggaaagaacaaa gtaaaagaagcacttcccaagcccactgagggacctctgcatgatctacaaccaggggattggatagtggtgaaggacttccgacgaaccaagtggaacaagccacggtggaatggcccattccaggtcctgctcacgaccccattggcagtgaaggtcacaggcagagtgacgtggatccacgctagccactgcaggagggttcctgaaccggctgagcaggaggaaaaggaaggcctaaatGACCCGGATGCTGGTAAAgcgcgtgaggaagaaaggcatcactgcatgaaacagtgcgagtatcacatcaatcacgcacgcaccctcaatagggaagagtatttcagtgtctag
- the LOC132875024 gene encoding uncharacterized protein LOC132875024 isoform X1: MSGDLSKICKQSMLWLFHAHLTYLKSALQTTPTLGLPDPNKPFFQTVNEKKGFMTSVFLQKHGDRLRPVACFSSKLDPVVAGFPFCLCAVAAAEKAVTASRNIVGYSNLTLLVPHAVSLLLLEKKTSHLSAQRWLKYNTVILDMPNIIVKCCTVLNPASLFPTEDDGEPHDYVALTNDFCSPRADLKSNPLENPDMVLYVDGSASRNPETGKNKVKEALPKPTEGPLHDLQPGDWIVVKDFRRTKWNKPRWNGPFQVLLTTPLAVKVTGRVTWIHASHCRRVPEPAEQEEKEGLNDPDAGKAREEERHHCMKQCEYHINHARTLNREEYFSV; this comes from the exons atgagtggagatttgtccaagatctgcaagcagtcaatgctgtggTTGTTCCATGCGCACCTGACGtacctaaagagcgctctgcagaccacacccactctgggattgcctgaccccaataaaccattttttcaaactgtaaatgaaaagaagggtttcatgacctctgtttttttgcagaaacatggggatagattaagacctgtagcctGCTTCTCCAGCAAGTTGGACCCAGTGGTGGCTGGATTTCCTTTTTGCctgtgtgcagttgctgcagctgaaaaggcagtaactgcttccagaaatattgtggggtattctaacctcacccttttggtcccacatgctgtctccctgcttctgttggagaaaaagacgtcacatttgtcagcacagagatggttaaagtataacactgtcatacttgatatgcctaacatcattgtgaaatgttgtactgttctgaatcctgcctctcttttccctacagaggacgatggagagccacatgactatgTTGCTCTCAccaatgatttttgttcccccagggcagacttaaagagcaaccctttggaaaatccagacatggttctctatgtggatggttcagcctccagaaacccagagacgggaaagaacaaa gtaaaagaagcacttcccaagcccactgagggacctctgcatgatctacaaccaggggattggatagtggtgaaggacttccgacgaaccaagtggaacaagccacggtggaatggcccattccaggtcctgctcacgaccccattggcagtgaaggtcacaggcagagtgacgtggatccacgctagccactgcaggagggttcctgaaccggctgagcaggaggaaaaggaaggcctaaatGACCCGGATGCTGGTAAAgcgcgtgaggaagaaaggcatcactgcatgaaacagtgcgagtatcacatcaatcacgcacgcaccctcaatagggaagagtatttcagtgtctag
- the LOC132875024 gene encoding uncharacterized protein LOC132875024 isoform X3: MFSKWVEVFPTAKQDSEAIVKALLRDIIPRWGIPSKISSDNGTPFVNAALKKIGAFLGIDLKQHCAYHPASAGAVERANGSLKNKLSKACAETGLGWTKVLPVVLTQMRMQTRPKHGLSPFEILFGRVPNTGIGPAQGTPPDTRLCDDAMLNYCATLSSALKFIHKQVKEALPKPTEGPLHDLQPGDWIVVKDFRRTKWNKPRWNGPFQVLLTTPLAVKVTGRVTWIHASHCRRVPEPAEQEEKEGLNDPDAGKAREEERHHCMKQCEYHINHARTLNREEYFSV, encoded by the coding sequence atgttttcaaaatgggttgaagtatttcccacagctaaacaagactcagaggcaatagtcaaagcactcctgagagacataattcctaggtggggtatacctagcaaaatctcaagtgacaatggaacaccctttgttaatgcagccctaaagaaaataggagcattcctagggatagacctgaaacaacattgtgcctaccatcctgccagtgcgggagcagtagagagggcaaatgggtcccttaaaaataaactaagcaaagcttgtgcagaaacagggctaggatggacaaaggtcctccctgtagtacttacacaaatgaggatgcaaactaggcctaaacatgggttaagcccatttgaaattctgtttggacgagtacccaacacagggatagggccagcccaaggaacaccgCCGGACAccagactgtgtgatgatgcaatgttgaattactgtgcaacgctgtcctctgctttgaaatttatccacaaacaggtaaaagaagcacttcccaagcccactgagggacctctgcatgatctacaaccaggggattggatagtggtgaaggacttccgacgaaccaagtggaacaagccacggtggaatggcccattccaggtcctgctcacgaccccattggcagtgaaggtcacaggcagagtgacgtggatccacgctagccactgcaggagggttcctgaaccggctgagcaggaggaaaaggaaggcctaaatGACCCGGATGCTGGTAAAgcgcgtgaggaagaaaggcatcactgcatgaaacagtgcgagtatcacatcaatcacgcacgcaccctcaatagggaagagtatttcagtgtctag